CGCCGACGAGGAGATCGCCTTCGAGGACGGCGTCTACGGCTCCACCTCCAAACGGGGCGCCGACATCGAGGACTTCGTGCTGCTCCGGTCGGACGGATCGCCCACCTATCACCTGAGCGTGGTCGTGGACGACGCGGAGATGGGGATCACCCACGTGATCCGCGGCCAGGATCATCTCTCCAACACGCCGAAGCAGATACTCCTCTACCGGGCAATGGGTTACGAGGTGCCGTTCTTCGCGCACCTCCCCCTCCTCCTCGCTCCGAACAAGGGGAAACTCTCCAAGAGAAAGCACGGCGAAATCGTCTCGCTCACCACTTACCGGGACCGCGGCTTCCTACCGGAGGCGTTCCTCAACTTCCTCGCGCTCCTCGGCTGGTCCCCCGGCGACGACAGGGAGAAGCTCTCGCGGAAGGAGCTGATCCGCGCCTTCGAACTCGCCGGCGTGAACAAGTCGAACGCGATTTTCAATTTTCGGGAGGGGGACGAAAGGGCCTGGACCGATCCGAAGGCGCTCGCGTTGAATGCCGAATATATAAACGATTTGTCGCCGGAAGCGCTCGCCAAGACGGCCAAGCCTTTCCTGGAGCGCGCCGGATTGTGGCGGCCCGAGTACGAGGAGGGGCGCGCGGATTGGTTCCGCCGGACCGCCGTGCTTCTGCGCGACCGTTTTCAGACGCTCCAGGATTTCGCCGGCCGCGGCCGTCCCTGGTTTACCGACGACTTCCCGATGGAGGAGAGCGCGGTCCGCAAGAACCTCGAGAAGAACGCCGATGCGCTCCGCGGACTGCTCCCGGAATTCGCCGAACGGTTGGAGGGGGTGGAGCCCTTCGACGCGGCGACGGTGGAGGGGGTCTCCCGCGCTTTCTGGGAGGAGAAGGGGTTGAAGCCGGGGCTCGTCATGAACGCCTGCCGGGCGGCGATCACCGGTGCTTCCGCCGGCCCCTCCATGTTCGAGGTGTTCGAGACCATCGGCCGGGAGAGGTCGGTCCGGCGGATCCGGAAGGCGGCCGCGGCGCTCTAGAGGAAGAGTGCGTTCCGGCCGACTCTTTGGGCGGCGGGCGGCGACGAGCCCGAATCGGGATGCGCCGAAATACGGGATTCGAGCCATCCAACCGCTTTTCCCGCAGCCGGTTCAGAAATCCCCTCCCGCCGCCGATCTTTGTGAAAGATCGCCTTGGCGGGTTGACCGGATTTCGGTCCGCCGTTAGAATTATGGTCTCGGTTGGGATGTCGTCCAATGGCAGGACACGCGGC
This portion of the Candidatus Eisenbacteria bacterium genome encodes:
- a CDS encoding glutamate--tRNA ligase encodes the protein MNQVRVRFAPSPTGYLHVGGARTAIFNWLFARKHGGVFVLRIEDTDRERSSEEMIRYILDGLAWLGVDWDEGPIFQGARAETHRAYAHLLLEKGAAYRCFCTAGEAETLRARALEEKSHGAVRCGCRDLDAKEAERRSAAEPFALRFRTPADEEIAFEDGVYGSTSKRGADIEDFVLLRSDGSPTYHLSVVVDDAEMGITHVIRGQDHLSNTPKQILLYRAMGYEVPFFAHLPLLLAPNKGKLSKRKHGEIVSLTTYRDRGFLPEAFLNFLALLGWSPGDDREKLSRKELIRAFELAGVNKSNAIFNFREGDERAWTDPKALALNAEYINDLSPEALAKTAKPFLERAGLWRPEYEEGRADWFRRTAVLLRDRFQTLQDFAGRGRPWFTDDFPMEESAVRKNLEKNADALRGLLPEFAERLEGVEPFDAATVEGVSRAFWEEKGLKPGLVMNACRAAITGASAGPSMFEVFETIGRERSVRRIRKAAAAL